In Canis lupus baileyi chromosome X, mCanLup2.hap1, whole genome shotgun sequence, one DNA window encodes the following:
- the MTCP1 gene encoding protein p13 MTCP-1 produces MAGEDVGAPPDRLWVHQEGIYRDEYQRTWVAVVEEETSFLRARVQQVQVPLGDAARPSHLLTSQLPLMWQLYPEERYMDNNSRLWQIQHHLMVRGVQELLLKLLPDD; encoded by the exons ATGGCAGGAGAGGATGTGGGGGCTCCACCCGACCGCCTCTGGGTTCACCAAGAGGGTATCTACCGCGACGAATACCAGCGCACGTGGGTGGCCGTCGTGGAAGAG GAGACGAGTTTCCTAAGGGCACGAGTCCAGCAAGTTCAGGTTCCCTTAGGTGACGCAGCTAGGCCAAGTCACCTTCTTACCTCCCAGCTACCTCTCATGTGGCAACTCTACCCTGAGGAGCGCTACATGGATAACAACTCTCGCTTGTGGCAGATCCAGCATCATTTAATG gTCAGGGGAGTACAGGAGCTGTTGCTTAAGCTTTTGCCTGATGATTAG
- the CMC4 gene encoding cx9C motif-containing protein 4 yields the protein MPQKDPCQKQACEIQKCLQANNYVESKCQAVIQELRKCCARYPKGRSLVCSGFEKEEEEKLTLKLTSK from the exons ATGCCGCAGAAGGATCCGTGCCAGAAACAAGCCTGTGAAATACAGAAATGTTTACAAG CCAACAACTACGTGGAATCTAAGTGTCAGGCTGTCATTCAAGAACTGCGTAAGTGTTGTGCTCGCTACCCTAAAGGAAGATCTCTCGTCTGTTCAGGatttgagaaagaagaggaagaaaagctgaCACTGAAGCTGACATCAAAGTGA
- the FUNDC2 gene encoding FUN14 domain-containing protein 2, translating to METSAPRAGSQLAAMTARRSASYRAEAPRVSSRDGLADMAASSQGNFEGKLESLDLAEFAKKQPWWRKLFGQESGPSAEKYSVATQLLIGGVTGWCTGFIFQKVGKLAATAVGGGFFLLQLANHTGYIKVDWQRVEKDMKKAKEQLKIRKSSQIPTEVKSKAEEVVSFVKKNVLVTGGFFGGFLLGMAS from the exons ATGGAAACATCTGCCCCACGTGCCGGAAGCCAGCTTGCGGCGATGACGGCGCGCCGCTCCGCGTCCTACCGCGCCGAAGCCCCGCGGGTGTCATCGCGAGACGGGCTCGCCGACATGGCCGCGTCCAGTCAAG GAAACTTTGAGGGAAAATTGGAGTCACTGGACCTTGCAGAATTTGCTAAAAAGCAGCCATGGTGGCGCAAGCTGTTTGGGCAGGAATCTGGGCCCTCAGCTGAAAAATATAGCGTGGCAACGCAGCTGTTAATTGGAGGTGTCACTGGATG GTGCACGGGTTTCATATTCCAGAAGGTTGGAAAGTTGGCTGCAACAGCTGTAGGAGGTGGATTTTTTCTCCTTCAG CTTGCAAACCATACTGGTTACATCAAGGTTGACTGGCAGCGAGTGGAGAAGGACATGAAGAAAGCCAAGGAGCAGCTGAAGATCCGTAAGAGCAGCCAGATACCTACGGAGGTCAAAAGCAAAGCAGAGGAG GTCGTGTCATTTGTGAAGAAGAACGTTCTAGTGACTGGGGGATTTTTCGGAGGCTTTCTGCTTGGCATGGCATCCTAA